AAAGGAGTAGAAGATGTTGCTGCAATTCCGGGTAGGCTTTCAGTGGCATTTAATAAAGTCATTTATTGTTTACCTCCCGCTTTTGGTGCTTCAGATCACGTTGCAAGAGTAATTCTTACTGCAATGAGTTTTGATAAAAAGAAAAGAAGTGCAATTAACGTTAAATATTATGATGAAATAGTTAATAATCTTCCTAAGGATAATGTATTTATATTCAATAGAAAAGAAGAACCCGAAGAAAGTAGAAAAATGGAAGGACATACTATGAATTATATGATAAGAAAGGCATACGAAAAACTTGGCAAGATCCCAAATTTCGTTGTAGATTTAGGAGACTACGGCAAAGAGCCTTCTATTTTCGTAATTGATGAGGATCCTCTAATAGTTGTTAAAAAAACTTTAGATCTACTTAGATTTCTCAAATAAGCTAACAACTTCTTTTTTACAATTCTGCAAAATAGTATTAATTTGTTTAAGTTTTTCACTATCAATATTCTCTCTATTTATATAAATTAAATATCCGATTTCGAATAAAACATCCACTATTTCTCTTTTTATTTCGCTGTTACTAGAAAAGAAGTCTTCACGTTCTTTCTTTATACGGTTAAATTCCTCTATTCCTTTTTCTGTCAGTTTGTACATTCTTTTCCCGTTGTCTTCAAAGGATTCAACTAGTCCATCCTTTAGTAAAGACTTTAAAACTGGATAAATTGATCCTGGACTGGGTTTATAGAATCCATGAGTTTCAGAATGAATATTTTTTATAATTTCATAAACATACATAGGTTTCTTAGCCAAAGATGATAATACTAAAGATCTAAGTGCACCTCTTTTTATGCGATCTAGTGAGATTTTTCTCATCAGAAATACATTAAGATTTCTCCTAAAATAATTTAATGCCATATAAAGTGATAAAAATTGGAGATTTAGGGTTATCCTAAACTTTATAAAATAAGTTTTTATGGAATAAATGATAAAAAGGATAACGTCATGAAAAGTGTATTAGTTATAGGAGCAGGTAATGCAGGAACTGTTGTTGCAAATAATTTAGCTAAAGATCAAAACTTAAGTGTAACAGTAGTAGAACCTTCAGAGTATCATGTATATCAGCCTGGAATAATAGATGTTGCCATGGGATTAGAAAAAGAGGAAAGTATTAGAAAAAGAGTAGGTAATATTTTAAATCAAAAGATTCAGTTAATTCAAGATAGAGCAGTCAAAGTTGACATAGAAAATAGAAAAGTTATAACTCAAAAAGGGAAAGAACTAACTTATGATTATTTAGTTTTAGCCCCTGGTGTTATAAATAGAGAAATAGGCTTACCTCATTGGCATAATATAGACGGTGCAATAAAAATAAGAGAACAAGTTAACTCTTTTAACGGTAAAAAAATTGTAGTTGGATATTTCGGAGTTATAAAGTGTCCAATGGCTCCCTTTGAGTTTGCCTTTTTATTAAGGCAGAAGTTTCCTAAAGCAGATATTACTTTAATTAATCCAGTTTCTCAACCTCCTGAATTACAAAAGCCTATGGCTGAGAAGCTTGGAAAAAGGGCTAAAGAGTTACATATAGAAGTCTTAAGAGGAGTGAAAATTAAGGAGTTAGATAAGGAAAAGAAAATAATTTATACCGAAGACGGGCAGAGTATTAACTACGATTTGGCTTTAGTTGATACACCAATAAAAGTTAGTGATGAGTTCTCAAATTTAGTAGATCAAAGCGGTTTTATTCCAGTAGATAAAGAGAGCTTAAACTACAAGAACTACTCTGATGTTTTTGTTATTGGAGATGCCACTAATATTCTATCACCACCAAAAACTGGGGCTATAGCTCATTTTCAAGCTCTTACTGTAGCTAAAAACATAATTAATGATGTATTAGGTTATGGAAAAGAAAAGTTTGATGGCAAAGCTATGTGTGCTGGATATGCTGGTTATAATGAAGGGATGTTTGTGTATATGGATTATAAGAAAAGCAAGGCGTTAGGTCCTTCAAAGATATTTGACTCTGCAAAAAGAAGCTTTCTACATTTGTATTGGTATTCACTTACTGGAAAAATTGATTTTATGTTAGATTTAGTTTCAAAACTAATCAGTGGTGGTCCGACAATCACCTCTCAGTAGTGCTCGACGTCATCATCAGCTTGGGAGCGATCTTCATCTTAATCTGTTTCTTCCCACTTCATCACTCAGAAATTGCGGGTTCAATCACCTCTCAGTAGGGGTGGAACAACATCATCGTTTTTAATTTCAAATTTAATTTTTAACTTATGATTTTAGATGAGATTATCGAGGAATTAAAGTTTGCTATTAAAGGTAAGAAATTAATAAACACTTGTGTTGGTGTTTCTTTTACAGCTTCTTTAATAAATGATGGAAGCTTAGGGATTGCACATACTGTATTAGATGGAGATAATTCATTAGCTGGAGATTTAATGGGAATGGACTTAGAGGAAATAGTTAATTCTCTTAAAAACAACTCGATTGAAAGGAGTATTTTATTATCAATATTAAATGCTGTAAGCGATATACCAAATCCTACTGAGGGAGACCCATTGGACACTTTAGAAGGAGGAAAACTATGTGTTTTTGGTTATTCACCTAAAGTTGATACTACGAAATTTTCCTCAATAGTTGCATACGATTTTGTAGCGAATAAAGAGGCTAATTTAGGTAAAATTATAATTAAGCCTTTTTCTTCATTTTCCAGTGAAGTTTGTGATTCTACAGTTATTTTTGGCTCAGCTTTGGTTAATGGTACTATTGATAAAATTGTAAAGTCTATTTCAACAAACAATTTAATCCTAGAAGGAATTTCTTCTGTTTATGCTCCGAAGACACTAAAGAATTATGGATTTTCTATGATAGGAAAAATAGTGGCTATTGATAAAATGAAGGCATTTAGAATAATTTGTGAGGGAGGGAGTCCCATAAAATTATCAACTTATACTAAGAAAATCTATGTTAAAATAAGTTAAATTCTATTTTATCTAGCGAGTCATAGCAAGAGTCTTTATATTTATAGTCTTCTTTACATCCATTATCTTTAACTATTTCAACTCTTATATCATTTTTTACTTCTTTCTTACTCTTTATTAATTCATTTAATTTTATATAAGCAATGGCAACTCTTGATAATACTCTTATGTCACTACCTAAAGTAAAGGCAATTTTTAATGCCTTTTCAGCTTTCTCTCTTATTTTTGAATCATCTGTAATAGCCCATAATTTTGTAAAGAATATAGAAGCTTCAGAATTAGCTAAGGGTTCAAAATATTCATGTTTAGTTATTGGGTCATTTACTGGGGAATCTCTAAACCCTATATCGCTTTCTAAGTTTTTTATTATCCAATCATAGATTTTTAGAGAGAGATTTAGATATTTATCGTCAAAAGTTCTTTGATAAAGTGATAGTAATGCAGATCCTGTTATAGCCTCATCAACTAGTAATCCAATAACTTCTTTCCTCGAACTTCTAAAAACAGTCCCATCATCTTTAATCCTCTCTAAGAGTTTATCTTTAACATCAGAAATGTTATAAATTGTCTCTATAGCTAGGATGTTAGTGTAAGTTTCGTCCAATGTAGTTTCTAGTTTTCCATTAACGAGAAATTTTCCTATAGGATCTAATGGTGTTATAATGTTTAGTAATCTCTCATAATCTTTATGGACTTTTGCATAAAAGAGAAGAAATTCAATACCTCTGAAATCTATTGGATTTCCATCCATAGCGAAATTAACTATATCGAAAAATTCTGCAACGTTAATTTCTTCAACAGATTTTGGCTTTGGGAACTCTATTCCGGGCAATTTGTCTCTTTTAGAGTAAATTTCTCTTAATTTTTCTTGAATATAATCTATATCTATAGATTCTATAACTGCTATCATTCTTCCTTCTAAATCAATAATACTTAAGGAAGGAATTATACCTCTTGTTAGTCTAACTGTATATTGTAAATACTCATTAGCATTTACTTTAAAAAGGTAATATTTTTGTGATATTGGCAATTTCCTTATTTTTTCAAATAACTCATCACATATACTGCAGTTTTCACTTGTGAAGAAGATTCCAACTAATTTATCATAAAACTTCGCATCCAATAATACTTTTTCGCTTATCATGAATACCGCAATGCTTATTATGAATTAATGTTTTACTGTCTGTGATGAGTAGGCCACAAACTAAATGGACATGTGGATTTTGCGGAAAACCAATTTATTGGGATGAGCTTTTCACTTTCTTATCTAATAAAGCAGTAGTTCATTATACATGCCTAAGAGAAAGAGCTGTAAAAACCAGCAAAGTAAGCCAAGATGTAATCAAAGTAGTTTTGGATTCTCTTGAAGATGAGTTAAATAAAATTGTGATATATAAGCAAAGAATTAATCAAGTAGGAGACAATGAAGAAATCAAAAAGGTTTTAGATCAAACAGAAAAAGACGCAGAAAAGAATGCTGCTCAATTCACTCGTCTAGTAGAAAAATTAAGTAATGTGATTGGTTAAGATAGGTTTTGGATTAATAAGTAATGAGCAAAAAGTTTTTTCACTCTAAACTCATAATGTATTTTTTAAATGAAAGTTGAACTTGTTTCTTATACTAAAGATGGAGAGAGAGTTATTGCAATTGCCTCTAAAATGAGTAGATCTAGGAAAGGTTGGGATTACCATGCTCAAACTATGACTGATGAGGAGATTGAAACATGGATAAAAGATGCAATACTTCATGGTTATTGGAGTGTGTTAGAACATTCTGTTTATACTTTTTCCATAGAGGGTATTTCAAGAGTAGCTTCACACCAGCTTGTGAGACATAGGATAGCATCTTATACTCAAATGTCTCATAGGTTTGCAAAACCAGTAGATGAGTATTATAAACCCGTCATACCGCCATCAACAGAAAAAAGGGCTAATGAAATTATAAATGAAGCTTACAAATCAGCTTATGAACATTATTATAAATTACTAGAGAACGGTGTGCCAGAAGAAGAT
The nucleotide sequence above comes from Sulfurisphaera javensis. Encoded proteins:
- a CDS encoding thiamine-phosphate synthase family protein, translating into MNEREEVLIKLKQAVDNFVSEDRAFLLIPEIRTNIGYALSNAKGVEDVAAIPGRLSVAFNKVIYCLPPAFGASDHVARVILTAMSFDKKKRSAINVKYYDEIVNNLPKDNVFIFNRKEEPEESRKMEGHTMNYMIRKAYEKLGKIPNFVVDLGDYGKEPSIFVIDEDPLIVVKKTLDLLRFLK
- a CDS encoding PadR family transcriptional regulator, which translates into the protein MRKISLDRIKRGALRSLVLSSLAKKPMYVYEIIKNIHSETHGFYKPSPGSIYPVLKSLLKDGLVESFEDNGKRMYKLTEKGIEEFNRIKKEREDFFSSNSEIKREIVDVLFEIGYLIYINRENIDSEKLKQINTILQNCKKEVVSLFEKSK
- a CDS encoding NAD(P)/FAD-dependent oxidoreductase; this translates as MKSVLVIGAGNAGTVVANNLAKDQNLSVTVVEPSEYHVYQPGIIDVAMGLEKEESIRKRVGNILNQKIQLIQDRAVKVDIENRKVITQKGKELTYDYLVLAPGVINREIGLPHWHNIDGAIKIREQVNSFNGKKIVVGYFGVIKCPMAPFEFAFLLRQKFPKADITLINPVSQPPELQKPMAEKLGKRAKELHIEVLRGVKIKELDKEKKIIYTEDGQSINYDLALVDTPIKVSDEFSNLVDQSGFIPVDKESLNYKNYSDVFVIGDATNILSPPKTGAIAHFQALTVAKNIINDVLGYGKEKFDGKAMCAGYAGYNEGMFVYMDYKKSKALGPSKIFDSAKRSFLHLYWYSLTGKIDFMLDLVSKLISGGPTITSQ
- a CDS encoding DUF364 domain-containing protein codes for the protein MILDEIIEELKFAIKGKKLINTCVGVSFTASLINDGSLGIAHTVLDGDNSLAGDLMGMDLEEIVNSLKNNSIERSILLSILNAVSDIPNPTEGDPLDTLEGGKLCVFGYSPKVDTTKFSSIVAYDFVANKEANLGKIIIKPFSSFSSEVCDSTVIFGSALVNGTIDKIVKSISTNNLILEGISSVYAPKTLKNYGFSMIGKIVAIDKMKAFRIICEGGSPIKLSTYTKKIYVKIS
- a CDS encoding DUF2175 family protein, translated to MSRPQTKWTCGFCGKPIYWDELFTFLSNKAVVHYTCLRERAVKTSKVSQDVIKVVLDSLEDELNKIVIYKQRINQVGDNEEIKKVLDQTEKDAEKNAAQFTRLVEKLSNVIG
- the thyX gene encoding FAD-dependent thymidylate synthase; the encoded protein is MKVELVSYTKDGERVIAIASKMSRSRKGWDYHAQTMTDEEIETWIKDAILHGYWSVLEHSVYTFSIEGISRVASHQLVRHRIASYTQMSHRFAKPVDEYYKPVIPPSTEKRANEIINEAYKSAYEHYYKLLENGVPEEDARYVLPNGVNTNIVVTMNARELYNFFALRLCSRAQWEIRAIAWKMLEEVKKVHPRLFKYAGPNCIIHENFIREEPITLDEVLSNDKVEFISQRCIEGVVRDGILKCIRNSKQILEHLK